Proteins co-encoded in one Carcharodon carcharias isolate sCarCar2 chromosome 7, sCarCar2.pri, whole genome shotgun sequence genomic window:
- the vhl gene encoding von Hippel-Lindau disease tumor suppressor: MPENVNVKPEAAEGLGRLRSYHSRERSVVTFCNCTGRSVRPVWINYRGEPVPYAKMAAQSGRRMNTFLGHPWMFRDAVSDDRLLVNGHEVFVPPPGQVNEVGQPRYIMVNITIPVYTLKERCLQVVRSLVKREDYRNLEIVGSLYDDLEDQPQVLKDLQRLQRQLAETEETLEAD; encoded by the exons ATGccggagaatgtgaatgtgaagcCCGAGGCGGCCGAAGGCCTGGGTCGGCTCCGCTCCTACCACAGCCGGGAGCGCTCGGTTGTCACCTTCTGTAACTGCACAGGCCGCAGTGTCCGGCCCGTCTGGATCAACTACCGTGGAGAACCCGTCCCGTACGCCAAGATGGCGGCACAGAGCGGCCGCAGGATGAACACCTTCTTGG GTCACCCCTGGATGTTCCGTGATGCAGTTTCTGATGACCGGCTTCTTGTCAATGGGCACGAAGTCTTTGTACCACCCCCTGGGCAGGTTAATGAAGTTGGACAACCTCGCTACATCATGGTTAACATCACCATACCAG TTTACACATTAAAGGAGAGGTGTCTGCAAGTGGTGCGGAGTCTTGTGAAGCGGGAGGATTACAGAAACCTGGAGATTGTTGGATCGCTTTACGATGACCTGGAGGATCAGCCACAGGTTCTGAAAGATCTTCAGCGGCTTCAGCGACAGCTGGCTGAAACAGAGGAGACCCTAGAAGCCGATTAA